The DNA window TATTGATCTCTTTTTCACTACTTAAATTACAAAACGAAAAATATATGACAATATGATTCTTCTATCTGTATTTATCAGCACTGTTTCTAAATATATATTTGCTAATTTTCTGCTAATACTAATTATCAAATATCCTCTTTTCCATTTACCTTTTTCAGGCTAACGAGGAAGAAAAAGATGTTTTGAAGATAAAAATCCAAACTGCAATTGCAGCTTTAAATGATCCAGACAGCCCTATGAGTGTGTGAAGAGAAAGAATGAGGCTCAGTATTGTGACTTATCCAAGAATGCATCTAGGGATAATAGATGTCAACAACGAAATCAGTTCTCTTCTGGTCAAGTTTTTTCTACTGTGGTAATTAGGTCGTAGTTTAGTTCCTTTTCAAGAGGATGATTCGAATAAGTAATGTGCTTTggctttgattgatttttttttttttttttttggtgtctgTCTTGCGTGTATATATGACACACAAGTTTTACGAAGGTCCGATCTTTCTACTGTTTGGCTGTTTAGACCAAAGCATCCAGATCTGATAGTTTCTTCTCTCACTTCAATAATCTGAAGCatattttgttcaatttttttaaCAGAGAAGGGATAAAATTTATGAAGTAGAGAGACAGCTtaagaaatttttaaaagataaactgtaatttatgatttttatattaATACAACTAACTCATGTTGGTGGGGTCAATACAACCAACTTACAATTTAAAGATATTAGAAGCAAAACCATGAATTGTAAGATGAAAACTTCCATATATTAGTACTAGACAAATTGCATCTATTGAGATTTAAATTTAGGACCTCTAAATCATGAGTTGtaatatgtaattttgaaattttcttctcaacttttaagaatttttcttCTGGCAAAAGTAATTACTACTTTTAATTACTAACATATTAAAAGGACTAACTCTACTTTGCATCCTTGAACGCGTAccactttttcattttttatcctaaattaaaaattttggataCTTTGATCCTTTAACTCTCAATTTTGAACTATTTGTGCCATAAACTCTTAAGTTTGTCCCAATTTAATCCAATAAATGACAAAGTTAGCAAAATAAATAGGATAAAGGACAATATAAATAAATGATAATGTATTTTTGATGTGGAACATGTTGTTGGAGATTTCTTAGCCAAGTTGGATCATGCtaagaagcaaaagaagaagCTATGCATGCGCAACTCCAACGGAAATCGGGCTGTCAAGTTCGACGTCGGACTTCGAGAGGCAAACTGGTAGAATACATTCGGTGATATGTTTGATTCTGGTTCATCGGGCCTGcaatgttttttattttatttattttagttgtaatttcatttcctttttagATTAGGACTTCTAGTTTATACATAGGGATGTACTAGGCCTTTGTTATTTAAACTTTGATCAATTATTATCAATTTCCCTTGATTTTTACCAATTCCTCTCAAGTTCCTTCAAGTTTTAAGGTTCTTGTGAAATTTCGGGGTTTTATTATGAATCACCCCCTTTGTTTCTTTGGGAATTGTTCATGAAACGATTCTTGCTATACATTTCTGCGTCAATAGGCATTAGAGTAGGGTTTGCCTATTCTTGAGGTATACCAATGGCCGGTAACAAATCCAAAGATGGATCTTCCAAAGACTGAGATTTTGgttatgaatgaatgaattgattGTTAGGATCCAAGAACGAAACAAACAATTATTAAGATATCagtacacaacaatttaatgataaaCAAACCATAAGCATAAAAAACAAATGACACATAACATTCAACGTGGTTCGACTCCACCATTGAGTCTATGTCCACAGAGAgaaacctattttttttttttttttagaaaaaaccTCGTTTTATTGATCCAAAATCAAACGGGTACAACCGGAAACCAAAACCAGTAGAACTACTCCCGAACTCGCAACAGGCAAAAATATGGAAACTGCCGAATATCTAAGGTCGAGATGCCTTTCAAAGGTGGCGGCAAGTTGGTCGCATCGTAAGTGGCCGAGTGTTTGCTAAATGCTACGCCCTTCACCAAGACGTCCGCTGCTGAGTTGAGCTCCCTGTAGCAATGCTCCAAGAAGAAGTCTGCCTTGGAAAGCTCCTGCCGTACTTGCTTGATGATGGTGTCAATCCTCCAAGGCACTGTAGAAGTTCATTGAACCATTTGAAGCAGTTGTTTAGAGTCCATCTGCACTATTAGCTTTGGCAACCTCAGGGCAATGCTCAGTCGGAGACCCACCAAGAGAGCCATGGCCTCCGCCTCCATATTAGTGCGGAAACCATAGAAAGAGGAGAAGGCCTTTAGGACACTACCATTATGGTCACGTAGAATTCCACCCCCCCAAAAGACTCGGGTTGCCAAGGGAGGAGCCATCTACGTTCAGTTTCACATAAGGGTATAGTGGCAAGGACCAAGTCAAAGAGACGCGGGTGCTCCCCCGTGGCTGTGTCGTCGTCGTATGCAGCCCCAACTGCCGCCATGTGGGATCTTGTGACACTGTagaaggaaaggggtaagcggCTCCAATACCCATCAGTAGCCCCAATACCTGGCGTCAGACCTGAGCAGGCGAAGGCACGATGTTCTCATGCACCGCCATGTTTCGAGCCTTCCACAGCTCCCAACAGATGAGCATAGGCAAGAAGTGTGTACAGGTGGCCCTGAGCGATCTCCCCGAAGAATGCATCCACCACCCTTGTAACTTAAGCGGAAGTGAGTCTGAGGCGCCCGCATGCAACCCAAGTCCTTGTTCAAACCAGCCCCAGACCTGGCCTGCAGCATGACATTCAACGAAACAATGTGTCAGGGAGTCTTCGTTGGGGCAAAAGGGGCATTTGGAAGGCAGGTGCAGACTAAACTGCCTCAGTATATCGGGAAATGGGAGCAGGTCATTAAGCAGTTGCCACATAAAGATTGAGATCTTGAGGGGTATTCGCTTGTCCCAAATAAGCTTGCGAGAAATTAAAGGATTGGAAGGGTGCCGAATCCTCTCTAGCATGGATGAAATCGTGAAAGAGCCAGCCGGTGAGGGTTGCCATATTACATGGTCCTCGCCCTGCAGGGGTAGGACTTGGAAAGTAAGGATGTGCTGCCTTTCCTCCGCTGTAAGAGACTCCTCAACCTGGTCCAAGCACCACTCCCCCTCCTCCACCATTTCTGCAATCCAGAGATTAGGTAGAGGGAACGACTGTTTGCCTTGTACTAGTGGACTCGTGCCCAACCAGTTGTCAAATCAAAATGATGCACTACTATCATAAAGCAGCGTTTGCATGTGATCCTCCATGAAGGCACGGACGCGCGTCAATCTTTTCCAGATCCGCAAGCTCGAGAGACATACTGGTACCAATGTCACATGCTCGTGCTCAACCACGTTTTTAGAGAGAGTATAACGAGTCCAGAGCGTGTCGCCACTTCGCAGCTTCCACCATAGCTTGCAACCAAAAGCCAGCATCACGTCTTCAAGCTTATTAAACCCAAGGCTATTGTGCTCTGTTGGGAGACAAAGCGCATTCCAGTTCCTCCAGTGACATTTCTCATGCCCTTCAGTCTCTCCCCAGAAAAATCGTGCCACTAGTTGCTTAAGTTGGTGGAGGACAGTCTTCGGAGGCTCCTGAACCGCAAAAGTGAAATTGCAGAGAGAACGTGTTTGATCAAGATTAGCCGTCCCCCAGCCGAAAGCATCCTGTTTTTTCAACTCGCTAGCTTCCGCTGCATCTTGCTTACCAAGGGTTGGATGTACTCCCTTTTGGTCCGACCCTTGTAGAGACGACAACCGAGGTACATGAATGGTAGTGATTGCTGCTGAAAGCCCGTTAGTCTGGTTATCAATCGCCTCTTTGCTGCAGAGCACCTAGCCGCAGGAACATAGAAGCTCTTGTCCATATTTACCTTCTACCCCGAGCCTTTTTGATAGATCTCGAGATAGTCCATTAAACACTTCACAGACCGGCGATCTCCCCTGGTGAAAATGACCACATCATCTGCAAAGGCAAGGTGGGAAATTGGCAAAGTGCCTCTCGGCTGTGCATAGGCCTGGAGCTTCCCTAAGGAGAATAGGGTGCGTAGCCCCCGACTTAATGCTTCAGAGACCAAATTGAACAAAAACGTGGATAGGGGATCCCCTTGCTTTAAGCCATGGTCGGCCTGGAAAAACCCATGCGGTTTCCCATTAATGAGCACTGAGAACCAAGAGGAGTGTAAATTATTAATCACCAAGGCCACAAAGCGAGGGTGGAATCCAAAACGGAGGAGTAGGCGAGACAAGTAATCCCAGGACACTCGGTCGAAAGCCTTCATCATGTCTAATTTAAAGATAATGTTATGGCCATGGGCCCTCCTGTCAATTCCATTAACCAAGTCCTGAGCTATCAAGATATTGTCAGAAATCTCCCTGCCCCGGACAAAGGCCGACTTCTCCGGGGAGATAACCAAAGGTCTAACTGATTTAAAGCTGTTGCAAAGTATTTTGGTGAAAATCTTGTTGGCAAAAGTGCATAAACTGATTGGCCGAAAGTCAGAGAAGGTTTGAGGTGAGTCAATCTTTGGAATAAGTGTAATGAGAGTGCTTGCTATGCTTTTCAGAATTGGGACACCATACATGAATTCCTTCGCTGCTTGACAAACATCGTCCCCAATAATATCCCAACAATGCATAAAGAAAGTCCTAGTGAAGCCATTGGCCCCTGCTGCACTTTGGCCATCAAGCTGAAAAATCGCCTGTTTCACTTCATCATTAGTGAGCTCCCGAACTAGATATTCATTATCTGGGTTGGGTAGTAAGGTGGGGATGTTGTCGAACAGAACTTGCATTGCTGCCTCATCCGTTCCAGCTGGTGCAGCCAAGAGATCACGGAAGAAATTACAGGCTTCAACACCTATTGCATTCTCCTCAACTAACAGGGTACCTTGCACACTTTTAATTTGACGAATGGCCAGTTTTGCCCTCTTATCCAGAGCCGTGGAATGAAAGAACTTGGTGTTGGAGTCTCCCTCGCGCAACCATTTAACTCGACTTTTCTGCTACCAATAAATTTCTTCGTCAGCTAAACACCTATTTACAGTGGTCGTGGCTCGCTCCCATTGTGTCCGCGCATCCTCCGTGTCGCTCTCCTCCAGACATATCTCTATTTGGTGCACAGCTTCCTCCGCTGCTAAGGTCTTGGAAAAAATGTTCCCAAACACATTCTTGTTCCATATGCCGAGTTCCTTCCTCAAGCGCTTCAGTTTCTGTCCAAGAAGGAACATCCCATATCCTTCAAGTGGTTGTGTCCAGTTCTGCCGAACTGTTGCCAAGAAGCCCGGATGTTTTAACCACATGTGCTAGAACCAAAACGCTCCATGCGCAGGTCTGCTCCCCTCATCAAGATGCACCAGCAAGGGGTTGTGGTCTGATCCTGCCCTATTAAGGTGATGGAGCACTGAGCTAGGAAACTAGTGTTGCCTAGGCGCGTTCATCAGTATCCGATCTAAGCGCTTCCATACTCCTCGACCTTGGCGAATACCAGTCCAAGCGTATCGACTACCTAGTGGCGCCTTCGTCTTCAACCCACAGCTAGAGACACATTTGGCGAACTCGTTCACTGCTGCCAAATTCTGCTGCGCACATCCCAGGTATTCTCCTAAGTCCGTAATTGTGTTAAAATCTCCTCCAACCAGCCACGATTTCGAGAGGGAAAGCAGGCTAGACCAATGCTGTCGCTTGCCCACCTGGGAGCAGCTAGCATAAACAAAGGTGCAAAACACCTCCCCCATCCACGAAGAGTGGGTAACTGCTAAGTGAATAAGTTGGTTTTCGTTGAGTAAGACGTGAGCAGCAAAATCGACTTTCCACATGACCCTGATTTTATTGGTGATGTTGCTCACAGTAAGATGAAACCCGAAACGGTTTTTAATTGCTTCGAGTTGTTGGAGATCCACCATCGGCTCCAAGAGAACTAAGAACGAGATAGAGTGAAGCTGTAACAATTTCTTTAGGCGCCGGACTGTAGCATGGCCTGCCATCCCTCGCACATTCGATATTAGCGCGTTAATCATCAAAACAGTTGAGGAGGGGCGTGGGTGAGGGCTATCCTCGACGATTGCCGAGTTACAACTGTTTTCGGCAAGTTTAAGAACCGCCGTTTCTGTCCCCGTTTCACCACTACCTCCAGGCTCAGGATGGGGAGGAGATGATCTATCTTTTGCTTGAGTAGAACAAAATCTTGTACCACAAGATGTCTCGGTTGCTCCTGTGGGAGTTCTTCAGTGTCAAAGAGAGAGTTAGGGACGCGTACCGTGCGTTTAGGGAGGAAGAGGTGGTTATCCAGAACAATTTCAGCTAAGTGATTTGTGTCTGAGAGGATTGGCATAGTGGGCTGCTGCGTCGACTCCGCCTTCAACCTCCCTGAGCATTGCATTAGTTTGAGGGGGGGCATTGTTGGTCAAGCTCCTTGCTTGGGTTGGGTGTGAGGCAATCCTCGTTTGATCCTTCGGAGGCTGCTGATCTTGTTCCTTCTCGCGAGGCAACAGACCGATGTGCCTGGCAACACGTCTGTTTGGCGTGGTCCACTCTGGGTATCCAGTGTTTTTCTATTTTACCCCCCACAGTCAAGCTAGGGGGAACACTTGTTCCAATGTTTTCTGGGTGGTGGCGGCATCTCTCCACAAAGTGTCCTAGCTTATGGCAGAAGGAGCAAAACTTCGAAAGATTTTCATACTGAATCGATTGCCAAAAGCCAGCGCTGCCGTTCCCTATCCAGACTTTGCTGGCAGGTTACCTACGAGGTTCACTTCGACGCAGAACAGGCTACCTCAGGTCTGGTTAGCGATGCAGTTGAGGTGTCGATTTTGAGAGGCTCACCAATGAGACGGCCAATCGAGAAGAGCGGCCCTTCATCAAAGAGGTGGACTGGGAGATGTGGAAGGGAAATCCATACCGGAACTAATGGTGATTCTGCATCTACGGTAAATGAGGGCGTCCACTTGAGGGTGCGCATGGGGAAACCTTGGAAGCTTCAATCTCCACGCAACCAGCAACGGAGATAATCCTCCTCCTTGTCAAATCGTATCAGAATGTGTCGAGGATCTAACAGGCCAATGGAGTAGTctctgtggcgaccccacttcaccctaaggtgaaccagagggttggcaggccgtctgcctagctctcgccaggactcacacaagaaatctagcccaaatccttccgaagtataGCCTAAACTATTACAACATTGATCCTCCAAAATAGACCAATAACTaagaccacattaacttcagagataacagcactTTAAGATAGTGACTCGTCGATTCTTAAATACCTTATGCATTACAAACCACGGAATAAAGTCAAACAGTCCCatttaacaaattcatacaagccacATACATTCTTACAAGCCAAGTAACAAAACCAGGgcttgcacttttccagcttcaagtggcaacccaaaacaaaactaCACTGTTTAATTCGAATTACGTACATAACAAGTAAAGTAGATTCCAGGTCTTTCTCACAtgccagaacctgtcaaggaaaacaaaataacgtggggtgagctaaagctcagtggtgtcccaaaacatgcaatcacataaaacaATAGCGAGTATTAACTTCAATTAAAgtaaacaattaggaaagcgtttaacagcacaagataggatacatgggctctcaggagccatttctCCACgagtttgatcaaaattttccgTAGTCGACCCtctgtcaactttcactacctaaggTCCGTGtagatctttttatttttcttaactccgaCCACCAAtcttacccctgtcccgggcccgcacgccaagcactaaaatggtaatactcgagtataccttagactggtcgaggaATTCACCCAACGAtgttacgtccaacacttatagactggttgagggattcacccaacgactttacgtccaacacttatagactggtcgagggattcacctaacgactttacgtccaacacttatagcaagcgcaagcaaaatattcacgaaaaacacttCAAGCAAGTcgccactcgaaaggctagtgtgataaagtacacactgctcacttcgatgaaCCAGCAATCATTTTTCAAGTATCGCATATCGAGTCacgaaagcactttaaccaaataagcatagaacaagcagggacactcaccaagagtgaagttcagaggTCAAGTTGAGAATCGAAGtccgcgtcctcgctaaaccctaaaatatcaaattttaaaaactataagttGGCTATACCAGTACTAGGGTTACGTAGGAAAAGTTGTCTGTGTGTATAACTAGTTTATCCTTTCGAAACTGAATCAACAATTTGCTTAAAAATCAAAACTAGTAAAAGTGTTAAAATATTTcgtagggtttcttgccgaacaagttttcccACGCTTTTTagttaaagttattaaaatctcatttttttttaacaatttcctCTGGAACAACTAACCAGGGACAAtttcaaggaaagaaaaggaatagagtAGAACCTAGGgttttaaaactagtgaaatcattttctaacaATAATAAGGTtagtttaagctaaaggaaGAAATATCGGTTTGGCAAAGTTTAAAAGTCCCGACACACGAGTTTCTTAACGTTAGCGTTCAATACCAAATTTTATAGTTCAATACTAGggtaaaatatatttaaatagcttgacTAAAGATACTCAAGTTCATAGGATCAAAACGGACTTCATGATTCCGATTCACATGCACATTATATCTCAGATTTGCCAATATAATAAAATCACATTTCAACCagcaatttcactagggcttcgtcaatcattagccctaggtttcaacagattcatttttgatcaaaaattaaacaaatgcgccaagagcttcatcaatcattagctcttagCATCAATTAATCCCTGCTCATGACAACTCAATTGAAAACTCAACCAAGTAGCTTCCATTTAAAAAAATTCCAGCTCAACCTCTCGGTTACTCctaaaatttccagcagctaaTTGGTCTTAAATCCAATTTTTCCTCGGCTGAATCAGtgtgttaagtacccaaaactaacatgcaaggctacttaatgaagTTACCATCATTtctagttcaaatcaagttcggacagcacctgtaatcatccacaatttccagaatttcttcagCTATTCTCGAGTGAACTTGCATGCGTCagatttctgtttcatttttttttcttgtttaaccGAACTGATTAGcctcatgcaagacttaattGTCTTGTTCTTAGTCAGATAATCCTGTTTATCAGCTCAGATTACTACCAAGAGACAAAATTAATTCCAGATTAAGTTCTCGGCTAGGCTTGCATGCCAGCTCATcccatttcatttttatttttctggtttataCCAACTAATTAACTGCATGCagagcttaatcatcttgttaTTAACCCGCTAATCACAGTTATAAGCTCAGATtatcaagaaataaacaaattaactCTGCATTATCCCATTCAATTCTCGGCAAACCCATTCCTTCGCAcatcatatttttcttttcctaaattcATCATCCAAATGCCTAAGCTTCACATGCATGGCCATAGATAGCTTAATCTACCCTTGATCAGTTAGTttcagtccagaaattacctcaccgAAAGCTCACTCACGCGACAGAAAGCTGATGTTTCTCTCCTCTCGGCTCGCTCGCGACTGGATGTGTTGGTCCTGGTTGCGGATGGTTGAAGCTGTGGTGTTTCGGTTGGAACTGGTGAAGATGGTGATGATTAGTAGCTCACTCGACTGCCTCTCGCTCTCTCTCTCGCTTGACTTCCTAGGACAGAACAGAAATACAGCTCGCAGCTCGCTCTCTCTCTTCACCTTTCTCCTGCTCAAGCCGAGGAgttctccctctcttgctctcgtcgatgatcacgaggtggaGAATGGAGATGGAGTGGAGTGTTTGTGGTTGAGGCTGATGTAGTGGAGTGATTCGCGGTAGTGGAGGTTGAGTGTGTGTGTAGAGGGAAGGGAATGCActtcggcagaaatggaaatgtTAGTGTTTTTAAGAGTTGGCCGAGGATACTTTGTGGTTGCATGGAAATTTTTGGGATAGTGGtgggtattttagtcttttcacgtTTCCTCCAAATTTCTACTCAAGTCCTCAATTCTAATCTAATTCCAAAGTTTACCCCAAATGTAATTTGAATGCCTAATAATGTACTAATCTTACGAGAGttcaattatcgaaatttttatGTCCTAAGTATACTTATATCGATTTTGTTATAATGCTAAGTTTCCAATTAACACTTAACCTTATTAGGGATTAAAATGAGCTATCGAAATTTCGAAGAATTTATATTAAGGCAATAAAATTACTctaactcaagaaatattaatttaacatAGCGAAACCAAGTATGTTAATAttttggcacaattatattatttatcacataaaattatttctacgtacttatttaaaaacaagtagatataatgctagaatttattaaaaaattaaaattgcaaTGAAATATGCATTGATATCTATATATtttttcgaggttctcacagTCTCTCTTGAAATCAATCGTTCTAAAGTCCTTCCGCAGTGACTCCATATTTGGTCAACCTCTGGAGAACTTCCCGATGAGTGCAAATCGAAAGAGGGTCGATTGAGTTTGAACATCTTCCTCTGAGAAGAAAATAACTGGCCTGCCCTTGTATGAAGCTAGCTCCCTAACTATGTAGAGGTGACCCGAAGCAAGGGCGCTATGCTGGTGGACTGATGGCGCTGGTCGAGGATGCTGGTGGAGGACATCAGCGAAGGAAATTATGCATTAATGAGAGAGTGATGCGGTACCTCGATGGCTCTAGAAGCTTGCCGTGTTAGAATCTGTCGGGGCAGTGGAACATAGACGCGCCGCTTCCTCGTCTTCCGCGAAAGTACCATGGTAAAACCCTTTTCATCGCGATCAACCCCTGGTTGGGGTAGCCTCGGCCCCAAGGCAGTGCTAAACTGCTTGAGGGAATGGACCAGCGTTTCTCTATCAAGCGCAGCTGCTCTTGGCATGTCCTCTCCATCTGAGAAGGATCCGTTGGCCAACGTCTTCTCCGGCTCATTTAACTTGAGCTGCGTATCATCACAAATACCTCCCAAGACTGGTACGATGTCAGTGACCTCCCACATTGCAGTCTCGGGCGCTTGCTGTGGCAGCACGACATTTTGGATTGCTGTTTAGGCAATCGTCGCCTCCTGCTCGCCCCACTTGTGCTGCGTACCAGCACACAAAAATCCCAACACTGGCGTGACATCATTGATGTCCATCTCAGGTGCCTGTTGCCTGAGAGCGGCATGTGGAGTTTGTGTGTGGGTGACGGTATCCCTCAGCTCCTCCTGGCAGTGCCCGCCCAACCTGGGCTCAGTATCATGCTGCCCCTAGCCAAGTTGCTCAGCCATAGCAGCCCCTTTTACTGCTGGGCCAGAAAAATGCTGCACACAGGCCTGCTCACGCTTGCCTCACCGACAACCCGAGGAAGGATGACCCTGTTGATGGCAAACGGAGCAATAAGGCGGCAGGTTCTTGTAAGCCACCTTCTGCCAGAAACCATGGCTGCCCGCTGCGATCCAGACGCGACCAGGCAGGTCCTTGGAGACGTCCAAGTCGACACAGACGCGAGCCACATTGGGACGGGCCAAGGTTGCCGTCGCCGAGTTGACTTTCAGAGGGCTGCCGATTGCACTAGCAATGGAGAACAGCGAAGCCCTGTTGAAGAAGTGAACAGGTAATTGTTCCAATGCAATCCATACTGGTGCGTGGGAGGACTCACTGGTAAGCTGAAAGTCAGGAGACCACTTGAAAACGCGCATGGAGAAGTCGGCAATGCTCCAGAGGCCTTTCATCCAACACCGTAGGTAGTCTTCTTCCAACCCAAAGCGGATGAGAACATGACGTTGGTCCAAAAGGCCGATGTTGAAACTGGACTGGAATCCAATTGTTGAGAAGGATTTGCGCATAGCATCAAGACTTGGCCGCCCATGAGAAAACTTCTCAACAATGGCGAACTTGAAGGGCGCAGCCATCTTGGCAATATCCTCCTTCGAGAACAAAATTGCTGGTTCCCCTTTGAACTGAGAGATAGGTCTGATCTTGCAAGGCGACAGCGACGGCTGATCCTGAAGGACTTCAGTAAAGGAGCGGCTAGCCCTTCCTCCAGGCAGCTGGAAGCCAGCCATGGTTGGAGCCCTAAGCTTCCCAAAGTAGAAACCCTAAGAGACGAAGCGAAAGGAGACACCACGAAGACAAAATAATGGAATTGATGAGTTTTGTTTAGATAATTATTG is part of the Coffea eugenioides isolate CCC68of chromosome 6, Ceug_1.0, whole genome shotgun sequence genome and encodes:
- the LOC113774227 gene encoding uncharacterized protein LOC113774227, with amino-acid sequence MAGFQLPGGRASRSFTEVLQDQPSLSPCKIRPISQFKGEPAILFSKEDIAKMAAPFKFAIVEKFSHGRPSLDAMRKSFSTIGFQSSFNIGLLDQRHVLIRFGLEEDYLRCWMKGLWSIADFSMRVFKWSPDFQLTSESSHAPVWIALEQLPVHFFNRASLFSIASAIGSPLKVNSATATLARPNVARVCVDLDVSKDLPGRVWIAAGSHGFWQKVAYKNLPPYCSGQHDTEPRLGGHCQEELRDTVTHTQTPHAALRQQAPEMDINDVTPVLGFLCAGTQHKWGEQEATIA